tttgcagatactaactactatatataaaataggtatacaataagtttctgctgtatagcacagggaagtatattcagtgtcttgtagtaacatatggtgaaagacaatatgaaaacaaatatatgtatgtgtatgtatgactgaaacattatgctgtaaaccagaaattgacacaacattgtaaactgactacacttcagttaaaaaaaaaaaaaaagatagctgcAATACAATGGACCAGTTACAAACAAGCTAAAAAATTGCCAAGGACACAGTAGGCTCTCAGTACATTGACTGCAAGAAAGTTTGAAGTAATAATATTTAACTCCTGAGAACTCAGTGATTTTTACTTCTTACTTGGCCACAATACTGGATAAAATAATAgtattagttaatatttgcaaaagaatcaaactatatttatatattttatgaaacagtagaaactttaagaaatttaaaggaCTACAGGTTTGAAGGGCTATAAGGAAAATCATTTGAAGAATATTCAGataagtttctttttcctctttgatatgtattgtttctctttccctctgtacACTCCAGAGTAAACAAAATTCAGTAAACATGGGGAGTGGAAGAGGGAGCAGAAGTACCATTTTAAGGACATGAGGAATAAGAATGGTTATGTTAAGACATTATGGGAACTGCTTCTAATATACCAAAAGCTCAGTCTTTCAGATCTCTGAAAACTACTTTGTTTCCAAACTCACCTCGTGAAAGTGGAGGTATGCAGAACTTTAGTGTATACCATTGCAGTACACTGAAAACAGATGCTAACTACATTACTCTtacaacaaaattataaaaatgacttTACAAAGTGACAGTTACTTATGCAAAGCCAATGCTCCAATAGAAAGTGCTCTATCTTCTCATTCAGATTTAACCGAAATGTGTACTGACGTGTGGGACCGAAGTTAAGCCATTATTATACAATTCAGATACTGAAAATGAAagttattttcctcttctctttccctctagATTTTATTTATGACATGGGTAGCCCACTGCTTAGAATGAGACACTGCTGCTTTTGATTCTCCCTGAGTGTAAAAAGGAGattcaaacatttaaaattgCACTGTTCCAATAGGATGAATGTTGCCTGGTTAAATAATTAACAGCTGGATTTCAAGAAATGAACAAGGTGTTTAAAACTCAAAGAATTCGCAAATTCCCAAGGTCAATCAcagatatattttttcctttcttttcttctactagaCCACTTAggacaattcttttaaaaagtcaaccaTCAAATTTAGTAACAATAATGAACACTTATCAGGTATTTAACAAACcatattttctcatccataaaactgAGAATTAAAAACATCTTACCTCATGTATTAAAAAAGGctaactctgtgcctcagtttccacacatAACTATACTTTGCAGGGTCATTACAAGtattaaatgagttcataaaTATTCAGCACTTAAAACAAAAACTGATACAGAATAAGCACTTAGCAAATATTAggtgttttaaaaaagtaaaaaggaaggaaggagggaggagagggaggaaaggagaggaaagacaAGGAGGAAGAGAATTTAGTTAAAATTAGAGCATTTCTGCTCAATATTCTTACTCAAATGTTAAGCAATTTAGGACTCTGGAAAACAGCCAAATGTGAAGACTATCATACTATGTTGAACACTTATTTAACACGTCTCTGGCAGTGACACAGAGGCATTTATGTTTTTAGTTTAAACATAATATCAATTTCAAAAGGCAGGGCTGTATCCAGCATATCATCTGTTTCCAAATTAGAGCTGAGGACTGACAGAgcagctggaaagagaaagcaaCATCTGCACATAAACTTCCCTAAAATCGTGACTGATTTCTGAACTAAGTAAGCATTGGGGTGGCTCTCCTTTTAGCTCACTCAATAGCAACAGCTGAAAGCTGAAAAAGCAAGCCTTAAGAAAACAAATCCAGCAACATACAAATAGATAACATGTCATAATCAAGCAGGGTTTGGCCTAGGAACAATGTTgacttaaaaattcaaaaattaatcaatgtaattcaccacattaacaggCCAAAAAATATGGCTATCTCAATAAATACAGGAAGAAGACTGGACAAATTCAATAcctattcatgatttaaaaaataaaactgtgatCAGGAGGAAATGTATTTGATTCGTTCTTGGTATGAGGAACAAACAGGGATGACTGCTTTCACCACTGCTGTTCAGCATTATACGCGAGGTCCCAGTAAGCAAAAtaagtgagaaaagaaaagaaaaagcacacaGACATATTggaaataaagacacaaaaatcATCTTTTTCACAAATAACGTTATTAGcaatacagaaaatcctaaggaatctacaaaaaaagctGTAAGAACTAGTAAGTGAGTATAGTAACCTTGCAGGACAAAGACCAATATATAACAACAAAACCACTATATTTCTGAACACTagaaaaaacaattagaaaataaaatttagaaaataataccCTTTGCAATAGTAACGAAAATATAAATTACCTTGGGAGAAGTTTAACAAAATTTATGTAAGACCTACACAATGAAAGGAATAAAACATTACTGATAGtaattaaagaagatttaaataaacagaaagacatACGCTGATGGACTGAAAGACTTGACATTGTCAAAATACCAACTCTCCTCAATATAACCTACAGATTTGTAACAAGCCTGGTCAAAATTCcagtaggcattttttttttaattgttgaattAATTCTAAAAGGTATATGAAAATGCTAAGGATACAGAATAgcaaaaaaaactttgaaaaagaataCTACTTCACTTCAAGTTAATATAAAGCTAAAGTAATCAATTTACACTATACATATAAcaagtaatatatgtatatattttgaagtAACCAAAATAATGATGTACATATAAATCAAGTGAATAGAACAGAGATTTCAGAAATTgacccatatacatatatatttgtgtgtatgtgtctatatacacacacacacatatacatatatcaatTGATTTATTTTCAACAAAAGCACCAAGGTATTTCAATAGGGacaggaaaatgcaaaaaattAACCTTAACCATCATTGCATACCATAcataaacattaactcaaaatggatcatgggCCTAAATGTAAGAGTGAAAACTGTAAAAGTTCAAGAAGAAAACAAGGGCGAAATTACTTGCAGCTttggattaggaaaaaaatcccctAGATAGGACCCAAAAAGCATGAGCCATAGAAGAAAAATATCTTAAGTTGGAAAatagcaaaatttaaaactttccctCTTCAGAAAATACTGTTAAGGACATGAAAGGCAAGTCATAGACTGGAAAAATATCTGCGAAACACAGATCTGAAAAGTAACTGGTATcagaatacataaaaataactttttcaatTCAATACCAAGAAGACAAATTGACCCAATAAAAATTGGACAAAGGAATAAAACAGTCACTTCCTCAAAGAATCTATACGAATGATGAATGatcacacaaaaagatgctcactTTCATTAGTCATGAAGAAAACACATGTTAACACCATAAATGAAAAACGATTACACAAccctagaatggctaaaatgtaaTACGGCTGATCCTTGAAAGAGACAGGAGTTGGGGGTGTCAACCTTCCATGCAATAAAAAATGCACATATaatttacagtcagccctctgtatacTTGGCTCCTCCATATTTGTGGTTCAGCAACCCctgattcaaccaacctcagacCATGTAGTACTGTAGCATGAAAACAATTTGCATGTAAGTGCACCTGCACAGTccaaatccatgttgttcaaaggtcaactgtataaTCAAGTGAGTGTTGGCCAGAGTATGGTGCAACTACTACCTGTAAATTGCTACTGGGAACACAACATGGTACAGCCaacttggaaaacagtttggcagatggatcaaaattaaaatttcttctgCTAATCAAGCACACTgctaaggaaatgaaaagacaagccacacaaTAGAAGGAATTATTCTAAACACATACTGTATCTGACAAAGTACTCAGACCAGATTGCATAAAGAATTTccacaaatcaataataaaaagacagagcAAATTGGCAAAGTGAAAAGCtacctttctctctccccttcagtAAAACATCTAAAATGCAACAGATGCCTCTGTCCAACACACCCAGGACTCCAGAGAATTCCACACATCTGTACATCTAAAGGTGGGTGGACTGGAACATAAAGAGGAGATGGAACCCAGGAAGAGTGGAGGCAGGGTCTGCAATCCAGCAGCTGAGCCCACAGCCCCAGAAAAACTGGGAACAGAAGGGGATGCAGCCCTCACAACTGGCTTCCCAAACACAGTAGTGCCCACAGCCATGGATAACTGGGTAGCAGCAGCAGCGGGTCCTGTGACCCTGTCCCTTCAGCCACTGAGGCACCCATGTGACCCCAGGTCCCCTCCACTTTCACCCTCCCCTAGCACGCAGAGTCTTGTGACTCAGTCAAAAAAGTCCACCATCTTGGTGCACCAGGCAGCAACACCAGCGACACTGGCAAAAGTAGGATACCCATGAGCCCGAGGCACAAGAAGCCATAACAAGGGCATGGGCCACACCTCTCACAGAGGTGGTGGAGAGTGCAAAGTACAGACTCAAATGTGACCAGAGGCCGCTCAGGTAAGAGAAACCAAAATTGTGCTATAGTACCACCTACTGGGTAAGAAAAGAAAGGCTTCTACTTTCTAACTTGTTCAATCATTAGACTCAAAACGAAATGAGTTCCTTACTTAAAATGCACCAGCACACGAACAATGCATCAAGTACCACGGAGGAACGCAGTAACACTGTACCACAAAATGAAAGTGACAATTCTCCAGAAATCAAACTTAAAATCACAGAACATTGCAATCTAACTGACTGTCATGAACAAAATCAACAAGCtacaagaaaactcagaaaggcaattcaatgagCTTgggaataaaattaatgaacaaaaggaatattttaccAAAAATACTGACACTCAAAAAAATAGCAGAACAAATTCTAGAGTGGAAGAACTCAGTAAACAAGATGAAGAATACATTAGAAAGCACAGGAAATAGAGCAGACCctacagaagagagaaaaagtgagCTCAAAGGCAGAAATCTAGAAGTGATGCaagcagaagaaaaaagagaaataaatactaaaaatgaggaaattccaCAACAGGTAGATGAAAAGGTGCTGAACTTCACTAatcctcagggaaatgcaaattaaaaccacaaggagcaatcacctcacacctctcagaatggctatcatcaaaaagaccataaataacaaatgttggtaaggatgtgtaaaaaagggaaccctcatacactgttggtgagaatgtctaacagtgcagccactatggtaaGTGGTacagagagtcctcaaaaaattcaggatagaactaccatacgatctaggcatcccacttctgggcacttatccaaagaatatgaaaacactaatttgaaaagatgtatgtACCTCTttattcatcacagcattatttacaacaccCAAGATATCAAAATAGCTaagcatccatcaacagatgaatggataaagatgtgataaacacacacaaacacacactggactactactcagccattaaaaagatgaaattttgccatttgtgacaaaatggatggaccttgagggtatcatgctaagtgaaagaagtcagatggagaaagataaatacgatatcactcatatgcaaaaataaaacacatacacacacacacaaaaacaaaaagcaaaataaatgaacaaaccaaacaaaaataaacacataattaCAGAGAACacagtagtggttaccagaggggaaagggaggggagaaggcaaAATGAGTAAAGAGGATCAAcagtatggtgacagatggaaacTGTTTTCAGTCGTGAACACACTGTATTGTATGTAGAAGCAGAAATAGAATAGTGCACTCATGAAACATATATGTTATAAACCAGTTACcgcaataaaaaaatcaatctaaaattttttaaattataaaaagacaactcaattaaaaatggattaaaaatataGTGAGGATTAAGTAGAAAGTGGCAAAAGGGAGCATTTGGAGGCAGTGGAAATGTTCTATGTCTTGATTTGGGTAACGGTTACCTAAGTGTGTAAATTTATAAAACATCAATTTATACACTTAAAATCTGTGGACTTCACTATATATAACTTTTACCTCACATTTAGCAACCTAAAAATAGTACACACATTAGAGCTATATCATGCACTGACTTACTCCTTTAATCTATCTGTATTTCAGCATACAATACTGCTGGGTTTCATACTGGTTCCATACTGGTATGTCAAAGTACTTTGTAAACTACAAAGCACTGTAGCGGTATAAAGTATTATTATTAACCTACTTGAATAAAATGCTTATTATATGTCCCAAAAATCACCTCTTGTGAGTTTCAAGAGGTATCTCTTATTTCTAGTGACCTCTAGGGGTTGAAGGAAAAATTCAGTATTTATCCCATCCATGACCATTGTGACTGgacttttaaataaaagtacATATTATGCTTTCTTTTTATCTCTCCTCATGGCAAGTTCTCCCAATTCTTTAATAAAATTAGGTACTCTTTTCTATCCTATTtactaaatttacatttatacatGGTAACCTAGTGATGAATGGATCTCAGCATGATCATTTCAATGTCCTTCCCCAAAAGGCTCAGCCGTATAGTTACTGACTTTCGCGGCACATTGGGCTGAGGGCTTCAGGAGTTTTGTGCATCTTTTATTTGTTCAAAATTGTTAATTTTGCATCAATACTGCTTAGAAACATGCCTTAAAAATGTCCCTCTAATTTTAGCTCTCTGCCCCTGCCAAGGCCACAATTCTCTCGGTCCTCAGTCATCTGTTAGCCCCTCTCTGAGTGCACAGCATCACCGATCCCTGCCTCAGCAAGTGAGCATGTCTTCCAGATGCTAGTGCCTCTGCCTTCTCTAGTCTGACTTCCTAGATCTCTTCCTTTGGCTGCCATCCTCGACGCCAGACCACCTAACATACTTCCGACCATGGATTATCACAGATTGCCTGCCTCCTAAATAAACTCTTCCACATTTACCAGCGGGACACGTGAGAGACCATCAGCACCTGAATTCCTTGATTATTGCTCCAATCCAAGTATAGACCCGTGCGCTGTGCTCTCCACAGCCCACTAATGCAGGTCCTTAAAACCCTGGAGGTTACACATCTACAGTTCGCAGGAATCTTGGAAGAATAGAAACTGGCTCCATCTTTCTAGAAGTTTTAGCTAGTATACTTCTAATGAAGCCCATAGAATTTTAATACAATGTGATGAATAAAAATAGATCAAAGTCTATGTTAAAATGAAAGACAATAATGAGAAAAGAAGGGAGAGTCAGGCAGAAATCAAGAGTAACAGAGATGGGCAAGgcataaaataaaagagaaaaacgaGACAGAGAAACACCAAGTgatgagagaggcagagaaataCCAAGTGTTGAGAAAGATCAAGAcgatgagagaaaaagagaaccaAAAGTGaaaagttggcagagaagaagagagacagagagagacagaatcagagacagagacagagacagaaacagagacatgAATAAGAGTTATGGTGAGAGAAAATCAGACGCAGAAGAAGAAGAGATAGAGAAGATGAAGATACTTTCCTTACACGTACAAAGATGTGTACATTCAAGGATCCTCGGGCAGAGAAGAGAAGTCAACCCACACTTCTCTGTCTCCCTTACCAACCAtccatcccttaaaaaaaaaaattcatgcaaaCTCCAAATCTCAATCATAGCCACGTTGCTGTAGTGGGAATGAGTGACCTGGGGTTTCAGTTTCAGTGAGTGCATGGAGAAAGGATGGAAGTTGTTAgcacacaaaaaggaaaaaatctagTGCCTTTCTAGCATCCGTCTGTCTGTTCCTACATCCTTTCGCAAGCTGGTCAGAGAATTATCCAcactgtacagaagaaactgaaTCTAATGAGGCAAAAGCTCTGAACGAACAGAAGGAATGTGGCCAGCTCCacgccttcctttctcctttcaaaCCCCAAAGGACATCCTTCAAGGAACACAAGGACTCTTCCTCCCATCCTTGTTGAGAATACCCTCCACTCTCTCGGAGAAAATACCCCCATCCTTCACGTCCTAACCACAGCTCATTCAGGGACAACGTCTTGTCCCACTCTGTCCTTTGGGCTTGCAGCACAGCGCCTGGTACACAGAAGTCTGTaagtgtctgttgaatgaatacatgtacACTGGTTCTggacatacatgtatatacacatgtaaataCATTACAAATATATTTACTGTTTATATTGTATGAACTTTTATAAAGAAGTCAGTTCACAGTACTAAACAGAAACGGCCTCCTAGTTAACGTCTCTCTAAATCTAGTCTCCTTCCAGTTTTCTCACCGATGTCATCATCATCTGAACTACTCACTCCAGCTAAAAGCTCTCAGCTCATAAGACCTACTGATCTTATCTTCTAAATACCTCCTACTTTATCCCTCATGCCCTCTATcctgatgaaagaaaaataaaatcctctTGAACGGTCTTTATAATCTTTCTAGATTAGAATGGTCTTTCTACCCACCACATTGTCCCAGCAATCTTTCTAATCACAGCATATTCTTCATGAGACACCTTCAAGAGAAAGCCATAAGGAAATAATTCCCCATTTCCTCTGAATTAACATGAAATTCCCCCATTTTGGTACCGAGAACTTTCCCAATTACACCCCCTAACTCATTTCCCATAATCATTTCCCACCACTCTCCCTCCCCATCTGTAACCAGTGCCTACAACCTTCTGCTTTTCCCACAAGGAGCCTCTTCCCATAGACATTTACattccttttccctcccccttctccatgTCTTGATCTTTGAAAACTCAGCTCAAATTGCATCTTGTTCCTCAACAAGGATTAATCATCCCTAGGGAGAGTTAGTCACTCCTGTCTCTGGATTTCCAATGCACTTGAAACATAACATTGAAGCTTAGATCATAGCATATGGTAAAAGTATCTTTCTTCCCTATTAGATTATGAGTTGGACAAGTACAGACATTATATCATTGATTTCTGTAAGTATCCCAGGGCTTAGCACCAAAACTGCACACAATAGGGACCCGATAAATATGTGAGGAATAAACAAACATACCTTTCTGTGCTTTAATTAGTTGCTTTCCAATTTCTAGTGTCACATAGGCTGTGCCATTTAGAACTATGTCAGTTATGGTCTTCCAAGCATTAGGAGAGAGTCTTTCAGTGGGAGAAATAAAATTTCCTGCTGCATTGTTTATCACAATCTAATAATGAATAAGGCAAGTTACAGAAACTTAGATGAGGAAGAATATTTTCCCTTAAGggcttttatttctgaaagttaTTAATCCCAATAATATAATAAAGCTAAAGTTCACAGTCTGCTATGAAACAATATCATAAGATCTGGTTCAGTTTCACTTTTTTTGAGCCTGTGAAAATCTCCTGTTATGTACCAAATTTTAGAATCCTAATTCCATCTCAAAACTAGGGTAGAgtctattattaaaatataaatacagttaAGCATAtctgtaatagaggagaacaaatctgactttaGTTTTAACCAGTGTGCCAGTGCCCTTTCTAGGTTTATTCTtgtagctctgcaccttttgtaaaacaatgttgcctttagcctgtctggtaaacaggagagccttttttcaaaggctctgacctttaaggatattaacacttctgcacttatataaagataatAAGTTGAAGAATAGACAATAACCTTTgtttttgttggaggtttacaaggacaccatggcctgacccacatggacggctgcaagaacaaagaattcctacaccaagaagtttgcaacaaccaaccacatcccctctcctggttttttttttttgtttttttggggggggggttggtaaaaaaggagcctgtattctgactggagcaggatggttctccaagacattagtgtgccatcctctcggtctgccggctttccgaataaagtcactatttcttgccccaacacctcatctcccaatttattggcctgtcatgcagtgagcagaacgAGTCTGGACTTGTTAACATATCTACCATGTAATTATACTTTACTTCAAAGAATCTCAAATAAAGTGCCTTTAATTTCTGGTGTCATTTTTGGGTTAACTTACCTAATGAAACTCTTGGTTATGGACTTGTTTCTTCACTATCAATAGACTCTGCTTAGTTTTAGAGCAGATACAACAGCAGATGTTACTGGTCTGTCTGAAAACAGCTTTAACATAGCAAAGTACTCTCTTTGAGACTACAGGAGGAAATGGCTTCTTTTAGGTGAACCAAAAAATGGCAAAATACCAATGCATATCTCAGTTCTTACAAGGAGAAATCTGGAATTTCTTGTAGGTTTCCTTGTTTGTATTATTTGCCTCCACTGATAGAGATAATCAAAAGTTATTAAGAAAAGCAAAGAGCATGAACCATTTAAAGTAGATACTGTGCTCTTAGATAACTGCTCTTATTTCATTAACTTATTAAATTAAACGAAggatttttttgttctatatGATTGTAaacgtatttttaaagtattcttgAAAGGAGACGGTATAGCACTCCACCTAATCTATTGCCCGCTTTAAGCAGAGATGGCTTTTTGCTAGCAACGGAAAACAGATGATTCTCAACACAGCACTCGTCCACgtcaatattttatttccttcctacATCTTAGCAGATGTTATCAATATCAAATGCCTCAAACTTTGACCTCATCACCATTATACTTACATCAGGATGCCCTGCAACTTTGATCAGTTCTGACACAGTGTTTTTTACCATATCAGGATCCCTTACATCACACTGAATTGCATGAACCTGcaaaataacaaaggaaaaaagaaagaatcctaCCTTTTTTCAGACTTCCTAAACTATAAGCATGAGTAAATTACTTAAGCATAATTCCTAAATCtgatttaaataactttttaacaTACCTTATTTCCAGTTTGAGAAGAAATTTGTTCTGCAGTAGCTTTCAAAACATCAATTTTTCTAGAAATAAACACATGGTACTTTGCATGAGTTCTGAAACGATTTCATGttatatttttcataaattaaaaaacagaatctaTAGCTAAAAGACATGCATTCTTGACGCAATAGGAAATTTGTATCTATAAACAAGTCAGTCTGAATGAGTTTATTTTCTGTAAGTTAAATTCACACAATTTTCATACATCTGACATTAATTTATTGAACTTCTTTTAGACCAGTTAATTTATATCTACTCacagatttaaaattatttccttacTTATATTCATTTCTATCTGTTTCCTGGCCCAAGCCTGCTTTAGAAAGAAAACACATTAATGGAATGATGTAAGCTTATCTTAAACTATATAAAATCAATGTTATGTATAAAATCTATGTTAGTCGATTTTAGACCAAATTGATAGGTCTAGACAACCTATGTGTATTCAGTGTCTTAAACTCTTGAGAGTAacacaaaaaaaaaacatgtacatTATGTAGTATTACAAAGAAGATAGTATTTTAACACTCAAAAATATtacaacatgaaaaaaatgttctggCCAATTTACATTAAAGGAAACATCAGAAAGAAATTCACTTGGCCCCTTGTAAATGACATAATGTCTTGTCATTCAGATTATTAATTAGCCTACCTAAAAATTGTACACTGTTCAAAATTGGAGAAATGGGTAGATTTTTTGACCAGACTCTAAAGCTCAACACTTGCATAGTTATAAGGTACCAGGACACGCCTAAATAAGAAGAAATTCTTTCCACATGGTCTCCCCCTTCCTACATTCATCACAACAGATGTTTTGAAATATCTGCCTATCttatagaaaatggaaacattatATCCATTTTCCTGGCACAAGGTTAACCATCTATTGAATGAGCAATTATAACCACTTCTGAAAACAAAGCATCCTCACTGCAATACTTTTTAAGTTCCTAttcatatacagaaaaaaattctatcacTGAATTTGTGAAATGTATATATCAGTTCCATAATCAATCGTTATTTCTATCATCACAAACTAAAACTTTTTCCAAGGAGATTTATTTAAATAACCTAAAGGATATTTCATACAAGATTAAGACACAAATCAAACAACTGGCAAACAGTGTTTTCAACAATGTGGCACAGAATTATCCCATCAATAGACTCCTGCTAGGCAACTTGCTGAGACTGACTTACCGGCTGGCTATCACACACTGTGCCCCTAGGCTGGACAGATGAGTCGTCATCCCTTTACCAAGGCCAGTGCCTCCCCCCGTAATGAATGCTACTTTTCCTTGGAAACTGTTTGGTGGCAGCATCACGTTTTGAACAGGTGGAAAGAATTTAGACTGAAAAGCATCAGTGGTTTGATATAATATTTGTGTTCCATAactgaaaaactaaaaaagaaaagaaaagaaatttgcaTACTTGTATTCCCACAAAagagatgaattttttaaaatcaaattcttAGATTAACATAAACTCACTGTAAACATATTGGTATTGTATTTAATCAAGTTTTACTCTTTTTCTGTTGGAATGTTAAGTAACAGTAGAAATGGTTAAAAGCATGAGCTTTAGAGCTAGACTACATAGGACAAAATTTTCTCCCTGGTCATTTAAACTTCAGCAAGTTCTACCACCtcttttgcctcagtttcttctataATTAGAGATAATAATAGAATCTTTCTAATAGGAcgttgtgaggattacatgagttaatataaataataaacctagAAAATTGTGTCACACATAGGAAACACTCTATTAGTTTAGATGTTTTGcttaaatttaactttaaaaaaacttacaaaaGCATTTTCATCTTTTAACAAGAATAATTTGGATAAAAGTCACATTCCATCTTTGAATCACTGAAGAAAGTTACAAAATGTCCTTTATTAGGTTTATTAAATCAAATGCTTCTCGTTATTTTCtagataataaatttaaaatattttatattctaatatatagaataattattgtactaacagataaaaaatatttgctatatttaaaatgggggaaaattaaaccattttgaactgaaaaatatttgtattgCCCTATCTTATATTTTACAGCTTACTCTCATATTACTTGTCAAAATCACTGCCATTCTCTCATTTAATTGAAAGTATATAAAtgataacattgtaaactgattatacttcatcCTCTCATTTTTAAGTATGAAAACAAACTTT
This portion of the Vicugna pacos chromosome 29, VicPac4, whole genome shotgun sequence genome encodes:
- the DECR1 gene encoding 2,4-dienoyl-CoA reductase [(3E)-enoyl-CoA-producing], mitochondrial, with amino-acid sequence MALLGRVFLAPGRGPRRFFSYGTQILYQTTDAFQSKFFPPVQNVMLPPNSFQGKVAFITGGGTGLGKGMTTHLSSLGAQCVIASRKIDVLKATAEQISSQTGNKVHAIQCDVRDPDMVKNTVSELIKVAGHPDIVINNAAGNFISPTERLSPNAWKTITDIVLNGTAYVTLEIGKQLIKAQKGATFLAITTIYADTGSGFVVPSASAKAGVEAMSKSLAAEWGKYGMRFNVIQPGPIKTKGAFSRMDPTGAFEKEMIDRIPCGRLGTVGELANLAVFLCSDYASWINGAVIRFDGGEEALISGEFNSLRKVTKEQWDTIEGLIRKTKGS